One genomic segment of Mastomys coucha isolate ucsf_1 unplaced genomic scaffold, UCSF_Mcou_1 pScaffold22, whole genome shotgun sequence includes these proteins:
- the Sult1e1 gene encoding sulfotransferase 1E1, whose translation MEPEYYEVFGEFRGVLMDKRFTKYWEDVEAFLARPDDLVIATYPKSGTTWICEIVYMIYKEGDVEKCKEDAIFNRIPFLECRNEDLINGIKQLEEKESPRIVKTHLPPKLLPVSFWEKNCKMIYLCRNAKDVVVSYYYFQLMITSYPNPKSFSEFVEKFMQGQVPYGSWYDHVKAWWEKSKNSHVLFMFYEDMKEDIRREVLKLIEFLGRKPSAELVDKIIQHTSFQEMKNNPSTNYTMMPEEMLNQKVTPFMRKGIIGDWKNHFPEALRKRFDEHYEHQMKDCTVKFRTEL comes from the exons ATGGAGCCTGAGTATTATGAAGTCTTTGGTGAGTTCCGTGGAGTTCTAATGGACAAACGGTTCACCAAATATTGGGAAGATGTTGAAGCATTCTTGGCAAGGCCAGATGACCTTGTCATTGCTACTTATCCTAAATCTG gCACCACATGGATTTGTGAAATTGTGTATATGATCTATAAAGAAGGTGATGTGGAAAAATGCAAGGAGGATGCTATCTTTAACAGAATCCCTTTCTTGGAGTGCAGAAATGAAGATCTAataaatg gaaTAAAACAACTAGAAGAGAAGGAATctcccagaatagtgaaaactcaCCTGCCACCCAAGCTCCTTCCAGTGTCATTTTGGGAAAAGAATTGCAAG ATGATCTATCTTTGCCGGAACGCCAAAGATGTTGTTGTTTCTTATTACTACTTTCAGCTAATGATAACCAGCTACCCAAATCCTAAATCTTTTTCTGAATTTGTGGAGAAATTTATGCAAGGGCAAG TTCCATATGGTTCCTGGTATGATCATGTGAAAGCTTGGTGGGAAAAGAGTAAGAAttcacatgttttatttatgttctaTGAGGACATGAAAGAG GATATCAGAAGAGAAGTCTTAAAGCTGATAGAGTTCCTGGGGAGAAAGCCCTCAGCAGAGCTTGTGGACAAAATCATTCAACATACTTCCTTCCAGGAGATGAAGAACAACCCATCCACCAATTACACAATGATGCCAGAGGAAATGCTGAATCAAAAAGTAACGCCATTCATGCGAAAGG GAATTATAGGAGACTGGAAGAACCACTTCCCAGAAGCCCTGAGGAAGAGATTTGATGAGCACTACGAGCATCAGATGAAGGACTGCACTGTGAAGTTTAGAACAGAGCTGTGA